One Dasypus novemcinctus isolate mDasNov1 chromosome 1, mDasNov1.1.hap2, whole genome shotgun sequence genomic window carries:
- the RBPJ gene encoding recombining binding protein suppressor of hairless isoform X4 — protein sequence MRNYLKERGDQTVLILHAKVAQKSYGNEKRFFCPPPCVYLMGSGWKKKKEQMERDGCSEQESQPCAFIGIGNSDQEMQQLNLEGKNYCTAKTLYISDSDKRKHFMLSVKMFYGNSDDIGVFLSKRIKVISKPSKKKQSLKNADLCIASGTKVALFNRLRSQTVSTRYLHVEGGNFHASSQQWGAFYIHLLDDDESEGEEFTVRDGYIHYGQTVKLVCSVTGMALPRLIIRKVDKQTALLDADDPVSQLHKCAFYLKDTERMYLCLSQERIIQFQATPCPKEPNKEMINDGASWTIISTDKAEYTFYEGMGPVLAPVTPVPVVESLQLNGGGDVAMLELTGQNFTPNLRVWFGDVEAETMYRCGESMLCVVPDISAFREGWRWVRQPVQVPVTLVRNDGIIYSTSLTFTYTPEPGPRPHCSAAGAILRANSSQVSPNESNTNSEGSYTNVSTNSTSVTSSTATVVS from the exons GTTTTTTTGCCCTCCTCCTTGTGTGTATCTTATGGGCAGtggatggaagaaaaaaaaagaacaaatggaacGCGATGGTTGTTCTGAACAAGAATCTCAACCATGTGCATTTATTGGAATAGGAAATAGTGACCAAGAAATGCAGCAGCTGAACTTAGAAGGAAAG AACTATTGCACAGCCAAAACATTGTACATATCTGATTCAGACAAGAGAAAGCATTTCATGTTGTCTGTAAAGATGTTTTATGGTAATAGTGACGACATTGGTGTGTTCCTCAGCAAGCGGATAAAAGTCATCTCCAAACCTTCCAAAAAGAAGCAGTCGTTGAAAAATGCTGACT TGTGCATTGCATCAGGAACAAAGGTGGCTCTGTTTAATCGACTTAGATCCCAAACAGTTAGTACCAGATACTTGCATGTAGAAGGAGGTAATTTCCATGCCAGTTCACAGCAGTGGGGAGCATTTTACATCCATCTCT TGGATGATGATGAATCAGAAGGAGAAGAATTCACAGTGCGTGATGGCTACATCCATTATGGACAGACAGTCAAACTTGTGTGTTCAGTTACTGGCATGGCACTCCCAAGATTG ATAATTAGGAAAGTTGATAAGCAGACCGCATTACTGGATGCAGATGATCCTGTGTCACAACTCCATAAATGTGCGTTTTACCTTAAAGATACAGAAAGAATGTACTTGTGCCTTTCTCAAGAAAGAATAATCCAGTTTCAG GCCACTCCATGCCCCAAAGAACCAAATAAAGAGATGATAAATGATGGTGCTTCCTGGACAATCATTAGTACAGATAAGGCAGAGTATACCTTTTATGAGGGAATGGGGCCTGTCCTCGCCCCCGTCACACCTGTGCCTGTCGTAGAGAGTCTTCAG TTGAACGGTGGTGGGGACGTAGCAATGCTTGAACTCACAGGACAGAATTTCACTCCAAATTTACGAGTGTGGTTTGGAGATGTAGAAGCTGAAACTATGTACAG aTGTGGAGAGAGTATGCTTTGTGTTGTCCCAGACATTTCTGCATTCCGAGAAGGTTGGAGATGGGTCCGGCAGCCAGTTCAAGTTCCAGTAACTTTGGTCCGTAATGATGGAATCATTTATTCCACCAGCCTTACCTTTACCTACACACCAGAACCAGGGCCACGGCCACACTGCAGTGCAGCCGGAGCAATCCTTCGAGCCAATTCAAGCCAAGTGTCCCCCAATGAATCAAACACAAACAGCGAGGGAAGTTACACAAATGTCAGCACAAATTCAACCAGTGTCACATCATCTACAGCAACAGTGGTGTCCTAA